In Tepidisphaeraceae bacterium, a single window of DNA contains:
- the priA gene encoding primosomal protein N': protein MMQSLFPNLEVPAEPKKKVVDRTPTHPGPYASVALERGIDRMLDYGIPPQLVPDLKVGQRVKVPLGRKNRPTAGYVIGISATTDYPRVKPMLAIEDDRVLVAPPLMRLARWMSRYYITPLGTVLESVIPAAVKKRIGLGYRQMVRPAVERDQLQQTLETLKMKKRRAVLARLLQVEPGQAIEIVQLASEAGTTVATVRKLSKMGLITITSEVDLPGFAVEASVVSGDAGIVSPNEQQQRVLDEMLPRVTNGGFSVNLLMGVTGSGKTEVYLRCIDAAVRQGKQAIVLVPEIALTPQTVRRFTARFPAVAVLHSGLSQSQRHRFWQQIATGRASVVVGARSAVFAPTPNLGIIVVDEEHEPSYKQDQAPRYHGRDVATKRGQLEGVPVILGSATPSLETYQRVLAAADSTKLGVPPAARPPVSSISSATDSKEEDTGSKLPVAHKPAGDKPYHLLTLANRVRGLALPHVEIIDMKQEARMRRGVHLIGARMEHLLRTTVAAGQQAILLLNRRGYSNFVYCSSCTNPIQCKYCDSTMTYHRSAGAHANTSRAEAAVHTGQLHCHYCLAVNPLPVVCPVCGKKLTLFGLGTQRVEEEIARKFPELNFARVDSDSMHGLKDYEALLSRFARGEVQVLLGTQMIAKGLDYPNVTLVGVINGDTALSLPDFRAAERTFQLITQVAGRAGRGDKPGRVVLQTFMPEDPTINAAMAQNYVAFAKTELSSRREVGLPPFSRMVRIVIRDQDSTRLADLCEAIAAELNAAVAAMGNAVTVKGPMPCAIGRIAGYFRNQIVLSSPRADSLQRVLAELRTKGQFAKAERVAVDVDPVSLL, encoded by the coding sequence ATGATGCAGTCGTTGTTCCCCAACCTCGAAGTGCCGGCCGAGCCGAAGAAGAAGGTCGTCGACCGGACACCGACGCATCCGGGGCCGTACGCGAGCGTGGCGCTGGAGCGGGGCATCGATCGGATGCTCGACTACGGCATACCGCCGCAACTGGTGCCCGATTTGAAGGTCGGGCAGCGCGTGAAGGTGCCGCTGGGGCGGAAGAACCGACCGACGGCGGGGTACGTGATCGGGATCTCGGCGACGACCGATTACCCGCGCGTGAAGCCGATGCTGGCGATCGAGGACGACCGCGTGCTGGTCGCGCCGCCGCTCATGCGGCTGGCGCGCTGGATGAGCCGTTACTACATCACCCCGCTCGGCACCGTGCTCGAAAGCGTCATCCCGGCCGCGGTGAAGAAGCGCATCGGGCTTGGCTATCGCCAGATGGTTCGGCCGGCGGTCGAGCGCGATCAACTGCAGCAGACGCTGGAAACGCTGAAGATGAAGAAGCGCCGGGCAGTGCTCGCACGGCTGCTGCAGGTGGAACCGGGACAGGCGATCGAGATCGTACAGCTTGCATCCGAGGCCGGAACCACGGTCGCCACCGTGCGCAAGCTGAGCAAGATGGGGCTGATCACGATCACGTCTGAGGTCGATCTGCCAGGGTTTGCGGTCGAGGCATCGGTGGTGTCCGGCGATGCAGGAATCGTATCGCCGAACGAGCAGCAGCAGCGCGTGCTGGACGAAATGCTGCCCCGCGTAACGAACGGCGGGTTCTCGGTAAACCTGTTGATGGGCGTAACGGGCAGCGGCAAGACCGAGGTCTACCTGCGTTGCATCGACGCCGCGGTGCGGCAAGGGAAGCAGGCGATCGTGCTGGTGCCGGAGATCGCGCTCACACCGCAAACCGTCCGCCGATTTACCGCACGTTTTCCTGCCGTCGCGGTGCTGCACAGCGGGCTGTCGCAGTCGCAGCGGCACCGGTTCTGGCAGCAGATCGCCACTGGTCGCGCCAGCGTGGTGGTGGGGGCGCGGTCGGCCGTCTTCGCGCCCACACCGAACCTGGGCATCATCGTGGTCGACGAGGAACACGAGCCGTCGTACAAGCAGGACCAGGCCCCGCGCTACCACGGCCGCGACGTCGCGACGAAGCGCGGGCAGTTGGAAGGCGTGCCGGTGATTCTCGGCAGCGCGACGCCGTCGCTGGAGACATACCAGCGCGTGCTGGCCGCCGCCGATTCAACGAAACTCGGTGTGCCACCGGCGGCTCGCCCGCCCGTGTCTTCGATTTCTTCCGCAACCGACAGCAAAGAAGAAGACACGGGCAGCAAGCTGCCGGTGGCACACAAGCCAGCGGGCGACAAGCCCTATCACCTGCTTACGCTCGCCAACCGCGTGCGCGGCTTGGCCCTACCGCACGTCGAGATCATCGACATGAAGCAGGAGGCCCGCATGCGGCGGGGCGTTCACCTCATCGGTGCGCGCATGGAACACCTGCTGCGCACCACGGTCGCTGCTGGCCAGCAGGCGATTCTGCTGCTGAACCGCAGGGGGTATTCGAACTTCGTCTACTGCTCGTCCTGCACGAACCCCATCCAGTGCAAGTACTGCGACTCGACGATGACGTACCACCGCAGCGCCGGCGCGCACGCCAACACCTCGCGCGCCGAGGCCGCAGTGCACACGGGGCAACTGCATTGCCACTACTGCCTGGCGGTCAACCCGCTGCCGGTGGTCTGCCCGGTTTGCGGCAAGAAGCTGACGCTGTTCGGCTTGGGCACCCAGCGCGTGGAAGAGGAGATCGCGCGCAAGTTCCCCGAGCTGAACTTCGCGCGCGTCGATTCCGATTCCATGCACGGCCTGAAGGACTACGAGGCCCTGCTGTCGCGCTTCGCCCGGGGCGAGGTGCAGGTGCTACTGGGCACGCAGATGATCGCCAAGGGATTGGATTATCCGAACGTCACGCTCGTCGGCGTGATCAATGGTGATACGGCGCTGTCGCTGCCCGACTTCCGCGCCGCCGAGCGCACGTTTCAGCTGATCACGCAGGTCGCCGGCCGGGCCGGACGGGGGGATAAGCCCGGGCGCGTGGTGTTGCAGACGTTCATGCCGGAAGACCCGACGATCAACGCCGCGATGGCGCAGAACTACGTCGCGTTCGCCAAGACGGAGTTGTCGAGCCGGCGAGAAGTGGGTCTGCCACCGTTTTCCCGGATGGTGCGCATCGTTATTCGCGATCAGGATTCCACCCGCCTTGCCGATTTGTGCGAGGCTATCGCCGCCGAGCTGAACGCCGCCGTGGCCGCCATGGGAAATGCGGTGACGGTGAAGGGCCCCATGCCCTGCGCCATCGGGCGGATCGCCGGCTACTTTCGCAACCAGATCGTCCTCTCCAGCCCGCGGGCCGACAGCCTGCAGAGGGTGCTCGCGGAACTGCGGACGAAGGGCCAGTTTGCCAAGGCCGAACGGGTCGCGGTGGATGTCGATCCCGTTTCGCTGCTATAG
- the trpB gene encoding tryptophan synthase subunit beta: MSTAVAPSLSALPDASGHFGDYGGTYVPETLVMALQELEAEYNRALQDPTFHRDLSHYLNEFVGRPSRLYFAKRLTEKLGGAKIYLKREDLNHTGAHKINNTIGQGLLCLRMGKKRVIAETGAGQHGVATATAAALFGLSCDIYMGAEDIRRQNLNVFRMKLMGANVVEVNSGSRTLKDACNEAMRDWMGSVTGTHYILGSVAGPHPFPKIVRDFQAVIGKETREQILQIEGRLPDAIVACVGGGSNAAGIFHPFADDKSVKLIGVEAGGLGCATGQHAATLTSGSPGVLHGTLSYVLQDEDGQTADVHSCSAGLDYPGVGPEHAYWKDSGRATYVCETDNDALDGFQLLARTEGILAALETSHAISHAAKIAPTMGKDEILVINLSGRGDKDCQEIARLLAAREAK; encoded by the coding sequence ATGAGCACCGCTGTTGCCCCGTCGTTGTCCGCACTGCCCGATGCCAGTGGTCACTTTGGCGACTACGGCGGCACGTATGTGCCGGAAACGCTCGTCATGGCACTGCAGGAACTGGAAGCCGAGTACAACCGTGCGCTGCAGGACCCGACGTTCCACCGCGATCTGTCGCACTACCTGAACGAGTTCGTCGGCCGGCCCAGCCGGCTGTACTTCGCCAAGCGGCTCACCGAAAAACTCGGTGGCGCCAAGATCTACCTGAAACGCGAAGACCTGAACCACACCGGCGCCCACAAGATCAACAACACGATCGGCCAAGGCCTGCTCTGCCTGCGCATGGGCAAGAAGCGCGTGATCGCTGAGACCGGCGCCGGCCAGCACGGTGTAGCCACCGCGACGGCGGCGGCGCTGTTCGGGCTGTCGTGCGACATCTACATGGGCGCTGAAGACATCCGCCGGCAGAACCTCAACGTCTTCCGAATGAAGCTGATGGGCGCCAACGTCGTTGAGGTGAACAGCGGCAGCCGCACGCTGAAGGACGCCTGCAATGAAGCGATGCGCGACTGGATGGGCAGCGTGACCGGCACGCACTACATTCTCGGCAGCGTCGCGGGCCCGCACCCGTTCCCGAAGATCGTACGCGATTTTCAAGCCGTCATCGGTAAGGAGACGCGCGAGCAGATCCTGCAGATCGAAGGCCGCCTGCCCGATGCGATCGTGGCGTGCGTGGGCGGTGGCAGCAACGCCGCCGGCATCTTCCATCCGTTCGCCGACGACAAATCGGTGAAGCTAATCGGCGTTGAAGCTGGTGGCCTCGGCTGCGCCACCGGCCAGCATGCCGCCACGCTAACCAGTGGGTCGCCCGGTGTGCTGCACGGCACGCTCAGCTACGTCCTGCAAGACGAGGACGGCCAGACCGCCGACGTCCACAGCTGCAGCGCCGGCTTGGACTACCCCGGCGTCGGCCCCGAACACGCCTACTGGAAAGACAGCGGCCGGGCGACGTACGTCTGCGAGACCGACAACGATGCGCTCGACGGCTTCCAGTTGCTAGCCCGCACGGAAGGCATTCTGGCTGCGCTGGAAACCAGCCACGCCATCTCCCACGCCGCGAAGATCGCGCCGACGATGGGGAAGGATGAGATTCTGGTGATCAACCTGTCGGGTCGTGGGGATAAGGACTGCCAGGAAATCGCCCGCCTGCTGGCGGCGCGCGAAGCAAAGTAG